In Chryseobacterium oranimense, a single window of DNA contains:
- a CDS encoding YhcG family protein has protein sequence MMEISEDSLFQSVKEIIRQSREKVFRIANSTLLLTYWQIGKLIMEDEQQGKERAEYGKQTLKNLSKKLSLEFGKGFDYTNLSNMRKFYNAFPIVDTLSLQLSWSHYRLLSAQEDKSKRNYYLNEAVQNNWNVRDLKRQINSLAYERVLEHKKSPAENIHSLLKDPYIFEFLGLTADQKISEKEIETAIIDHIQKFLLEFGKGFAFVARQQHISTDTSDFYIDLVFYNYILKCFVIIDLKTGELSHQDIGQIDMYVRMYDDLKRGEGDNPTIGILLCSEKDETIVKYSVLNDKNNLFASKYLLYLPKEEELKEIIDQDRIRFEMDQNNNKQP, from the coding sequence ATGATGGAAATTTCCGAAGATTCTTTATTCCAGTCCGTAAAGGAAATCATTAGGCAGTCGCGCGAAAAAGTATTTCGGATCGCGAATTCTACTTTATTGCTTACTTATTGGCAGATAGGAAAACTGATCATGGAAGATGAACAGCAGGGAAAAGAACGTGCAGAATACGGAAAGCAAACCTTGAAAAATCTTTCTAAAAAACTTTCCCTGGAATTTGGAAAGGGTTTTGACTATACCAACCTTTCCAATATGCGTAAGTTTTATAATGCTTTTCCAATTGTTGACACATTGTCTCTACAATTGAGCTGGTCTCATTACAGATTACTTTCCGCACAAGAAGATAAATCAAAAAGAAACTATTATCTCAATGAAGCTGTACAAAACAACTGGAACGTAAGAGATCTGAAGAGACAGATCAATTCACTTGCTTACGAAAGAGTTCTGGAGCATAAGAAATCTCCTGCAGAAAACATCCACAGCTTATTAAAAGATCCCTATATCTTCGAATTCTTAGGTTTAACAGCAGATCAAAAAATATCAGAAAAAGAAATTGAAACTGCCATCATTGATCATATTCAGAAATTCCTTCTGGAATTCGGAAAAGGATTCGCTTTTGTAGCCAGGCAGCAGCATATTTCCACCGATACTTCAGACTTTTATATAGACCTTGTTTTTTACAATTATATTTTAAAATGTTTTGTCATTATTGATCTTAAGACCGGAGAACTATCCCATCAGGACATCGGGCAGATCGATATGTATGTAAGAATGTATGATGATCTGAAACGTGGCGAAGGCGATAATCCTACCATTGGAATTCTGCTCTGTTCAGAAAAAGACGAAACCATCGTAAAGTATTCCGTTCTGAATGACAAAAACAACCTCTTTGCCAGCAAATACCTTCTTTACTTACCCAAAGAAGAGGAACTAAAAGAAATCATAGATCAGGACAGAATCCGTTTTGAAATGGATCAGAACAACAATAAACAACCCTAA
- a CDS encoding peptide MFS transporter translates to MSLTLDEIQNFKGKYPRQIWSLFFSEMWERFCFYGMRGMLVFFMISQLNFHEKEANLQYGATQAFVYAFTFVGGLFADKILGFRKSLFWGGLLMIVGSLILATDPHKFFFLGIAFTVVGTGFFKPNISSMVGQLYKPNDSRADAGFSLFYAGINLGALLGGYLCIAIGKGEVLSHTIPEGMRWNIAFGLAAIVMVISLINFIFTQRTLGTIGLQPGHPLAEVKSAPIAKWKEYGVYVLSLIFVPIIMTMVAKTEYTDYFMWTIGPLTLIYLFYEMSKVTSSERKKLWAALVFIIFSILFWGIYEQSGGSLSIFAAKNLNKDLFGLDPNGVNNSGGAFFIIFLAPLIGLLWIWLNKRKIEPNTIVKFGLGFIFLGIGYYVLFATRLFADLQGITSLNFFTLALLIITLGELCLSPIGLSIMTKLSTKNLQGMMMGMWFLASAYGQYVAGIIGAGLATAKEGSTNYDALITYTDGYKQLGLYAVIAGVVLILISPFVKKLMQDVK, encoded by the coding sequence ATGAGCTTAACTCTAGATGAAATACAAAATTTCAAAGGAAAATATCCCAGACAGATCTGGAGCCTTTTTTTCTCTGAAATGTGGGAACGTTTCTGTTTCTACGGAATGCGCGGAATGCTGGTTTTCTTTATGATCTCTCAGCTGAATTTCCATGAAAAAGAAGCCAACCTTCAATACGGTGCTACCCAGGCCTTCGTATATGCCTTTACTTTCGTTGGTGGCCTTTTTGCCGATAAAATCCTTGGATTCAGAAAATCTCTTTTCTGGGGCGGACTTCTAATGATCGTTGGAAGTTTGATCCTGGCAACCGATCCACACAAATTCTTTTTCTTAGGAATTGCATTTACTGTAGTAGGAACAGGATTCTTTAAACCTAATATCTCATCGATGGTCGGACAGCTTTATAAGCCTAATGATTCACGTGCTGATGCCGGATTTTCTCTTTTTTATGCAGGAATTAACCTCGGTGCCTTGCTTGGTGGATATTTATGTATTGCTATTGGAAAAGGAGAAGTATTAAGTCATACTATTCCGGAAGGAATGAGATGGAATATTGCCTTCGGACTGGCAGCAATAGTAATGGTAATCAGCCTTATCAACTTTATTTTTACCCAGAGAACACTGGGAACCATTGGTCTTCAGCCAGGACATCCTTTGGCAGAAGTAAAATCGGCTCCTATTGCAAAATGGAAAGAATACGGCGTGTATGTATTATCCCTCATTTTTGTTCCGATTATTATGACAATGGTAGCCAAAACGGAATACACAGATTATTTTATGTGGACCATCGGCCCTTTGACATTGATCTACCTTTTCTATGAAATGTCCAAAGTAACCTCATCAGAACGCAAAAAGCTTTGGGCAGCTTTAGTTTTCATCATTTTCTCTATTTTATTCTGGGGAATTTATGAACAAAGTGGAGGCTCATTAAGTATTTTCGCTGCCAAAAACCTTAATAAAGATCTTTTCGGACTAGATCCGAATGGGGTAAATAATTCAGGAGGAGCATTTTTCATTATTTTCCTTGCCCCGCTTATCGGACTTTTGTGGATATGGCTGAACAAAAGAAAAATTGAACCTAACACCATCGTTAAATTCGGTTTAGGATTTATTTTTCTTGGAATTGGTTACTATGTTTTATTTGCAACCAGGCTTTTTGCCGATCTTCAGGGAATAACATCATTGAACTTCTTCACACTCGCACTATTGATTATTACTCTTGGGGAACTTTGCCTTTCTCCGATCGGATTATCGATTATGACGAAGCTTTCCACCAAAAACCTACAAGGAATGATGATGGGAATGTGGTTCCTGGCTTCGGCCTACGGGCAATATGTTGCAGGAATTATAGGAGCAGGACTTGCCACTGCCAAAGAGGGATCTACCAATTATGATGCTTTGATCACTTACACTGATGGATATAAACAATTGGGATTGTATGCGGTAATTGCCGGTGTGGTATTAATTTTGATATCTCCGTTCGTGAAAAAATTAATGCAGGATGTAAAATAA
- a CDS encoding thioredoxin family protein translates to MKKIISIILLFLVSFSFAQVKWMTIEEALKAQKENPKKILIDFYADWCGPCKIMDKKTYGHEIIAQILNENYYPVKFNAEEKKSIEAFGRTFSNDNTEHKKGRNSLHEFTQYMNVGAVPSTVFLDENGGPITILQGELSARELEPYLEFISKDMFKKIRSREQWEDYQKKFKSKIKD, encoded by the coding sequence ATGAAAAAAATTATAAGCATAATACTCTTATTTTTAGTAAGCTTCAGTTTTGCCCAGGTAAAATGGATGACCATTGAAGAAGCCTTAAAAGCCCAGAAGGAAAATCCGAAAAAAATCCTGATCGACTTTTATGCAGACTGGTGCGGCCCATGCAAGATCATGGATAAAAAAACATATGGTCATGAAATCATTGCCCAGATCTTAAATGAAAATTATTATCCCGTAAAATTTAACGCTGAAGAAAAAAAATCAATTGAAGCTTTCGGAAGAACATTCTCCAATGATAATACAGAACATAAAAAGGGAAGAAATTCACTGCACGAATTTACTCAGTACATGAACGTCGGAGCAGTTCCTAGTACCGTATTTCTGGATGAAAACGGCGGACCTATTACGATTCTTCAGGGAGAACTATCTGCCAGGGAACTGGAACCTTATTTAGAATTTATCTCTAAAGATATGTTTAAAAAGATCCGTTCCAGAGAACAGTGGGAAGATTATCAGAAGAAATTCAAATCTAAAATAAAAGATTAA
- the recG gene encoding ATP-dependent DNA helicase RecG, with protein sequence MTLETSIEYVKGIGPDRAKLIKGVLGLSTVEDLLNFYPIRYLDKNKVYKISQLEESAIEVQLKGRITQVQEIQTGKTKRLSAKFNDDTGTMDLVWFQYSKWLKEQIPVNREVYIFGKINVFNRQFSMPHPEIEAEENKENDNRLKPIYPSSEKLTKRGLNQRFFQNVLRNICKEIPNLIEENFPEYMIKAFKFLSRQHTFLNMHFPKDLEHFEKADNRLKFEESFFFQLGYALKKLHHKSHSPGNPFPVVGDHFNDFYNHHIPFDLTNAQKRVLKEIRVDMKRPIQMNRLLQGDVGSGKTMVALLTMLIAMDNGFQSCIMAPTEILAQQHYNGIKDLLTETGINVRLLTGSTKTSERKIIHEELENGTLSILVGTHAVLEDKVKFKNLGLAIIDEQHRFGVAQRAKLWAKNKIPPHILVMTATPIPRTLAMSFYSDLDVSVIDEMPVGRKPIITAHRREKDRTYVYNFCRDEIRKGRQVYFVYPLIEESETLDYKNLMEGLDHVMNAFSDYNVTMLHGKMKPAEKDAAMNYFASGKAEIMVATTVIEVGVNVPNASVMVIESSERFGLSQLHQLRGRVGRGAEQSYCILMTSDKLSKESRTRIRTMTETNDGFKISEVDMQLRGPGDILGTQQSGVVDFKRLDLVNDSAIIKTTKNTVDKILEADPHLSMPDNLIIKNYYLKYYRGKNKWSKIS encoded by the coding sequence ATGACTTTAGAAACCTCTATAGAATATGTAAAAGGAATTGGTCCTGACAGAGCCAAACTCATCAAAGGTGTGTTGGGCCTTTCCACTGTAGAAGACCTTCTGAACTTCTACCCTATCCGTTATCTGGATAAGAATAAAGTATATAAAATTTCCCAGCTTGAGGAAAGTGCCATTGAGGTACAGCTGAAAGGAAGAATTACACAGGTCCAGGAAATACAGACCGGGAAAACGAAAAGGCTTTCTGCAAAATTCAATGACGATACGGGAACAATGGATCTGGTATGGTTTCAGTATTCAAAATGGCTGAAAGAGCAGATTCCGGTGAACCGTGAGGTTTATATTTTCGGGAAAATCAATGTTTTTAACCGGCAATTTTCCATGCCCCATCCTGAAATTGAAGCCGAAGAGAATAAAGAAAATGATAACCGCCTGAAACCTATCTATCCCAGTTCGGAAAAGCTTACCAAAAGAGGTTTGAATCAGAGGTTTTTCCAGAATGTTCTAAGGAATATCTGCAAGGAGATTCCCAATCTTATTGAGGAGAACTTCCCTGAATATATGATCAAAGCATTTAAGTTTTTATCCCGGCAGCATACTTTTCTGAATATGCATTTCCCAAAGGATTTGGAACATTTTGAAAAAGCTGACAACAGGTTGAAATTTGAAGAATCATTCTTTTTCCAATTGGGTTACGCCCTCAAAAAGCTCCATCACAAAAGCCACTCACCGGGCAATCCATTTCCTGTTGTAGGGGATCATTTTAACGATTTTTATAATCATCATATTCCCTTTGACCTTACCAATGCACAAAAGAGGGTTTTAAAGGAGATCCGTGTAGATATGAAAAGACCTATCCAGATGAACAGGCTTCTTCAGGGAGATGTAGGATCCGGGAAAACAATGGTCGCTTTGCTTACGATGCTCATTGCTATGGATAACGGCTTTCAGAGCTGTATAATGGCTCCCACTGAAATCCTCGCCCAGCAGCATTACAACGGAATTAAAGATCTTTTAACGGAAACAGGTATTAATGTGCGCCTGCTGACAGGTTCTACCAAAACTTCGGAAAGAAAAATCATTCATGAAGAGCTGGAAAACGGAACCCTTTCCATATTGGTAGGAACACACGCTGTTCTGGAAGATAAGGTAAAATTTAAAAACCTTGGACTGGCTATCATTGATGAGCAGCACAGATTTGGTGTAGCGCAGAGAGCAAAATTATGGGCTAAGAATAAAATTCCTCCCCATATTCTGGTGATGACCGCAACTCCTATTCCGAGGACACTGGCCATGAGCTTTTATTCTGATCTGGATGTTTCTGTGATCGATGAAATGCCTGTCGGGAGAAAACCTATCATCACAGCACACAGACGGGAAAAAGATAGAACCTACGTGTATAATTTCTGCAGGGACGAGATCAGGAAAGGAAGACAGGTTTATTTCGTCTATCCATTGATCGAGGAATCGGAAACTTTAGATTATAAAAACCTGATGGAAGGCCTGGATCATGTAATGAATGCGTTCTCCGATTATAATGTTACAATGCTTCACGGAAAAATGAAGCCTGCTGAAAAGGATGCTGCAATGAATTATTTTGCCTCCGGAAAAGCAGAAATTATGGTGGCAACTACGGTTATTGAAGTAGGTGTTAATGTTCCGAATGCTTCTGTAATGGTTATAGAAAGTTCGGAAAGATTCGGGCTTTCACAGCTTCACCAGCTGCGGGGTCGTGTAGGAAGGGGTGCGGAACAAAGCTATTGTATTCTTATGACATCAGACAAATTGTCGAAAGAAAGCAGAACCCGTATCAGGACTATGACGGAAACCAATGATGGGTTTAAGATTTCTGAAGTAGATATGCAGCTCCGGGGCCCGGGAGATATTTTAGGAACTCAGCAGAGCGGGGTTGTAGACTTTAAAAGACTGGATCTTGTGAATGATTCCGCCATTATCAAAACGACAAAAAATACGGTTGATAAAATCCTGGAAGCAGATCCGCATCTGTCCATGCCGGACAATCTGATTATCAAAAATTACTATTTGAAATACTATAGGGGAAAGAATAAATGGAGTAAAATTTCATAA
- a CDS encoding response regulator gives MNKEYLNVIAVDDDEGNIIFFKNIFKDLKIGVKSQCFSEGEGLMKYLKTCGAIIPEIIFIRYDIPGKSSMDYLKEIKEDPKFSTIVIVVYAHQISEVEIEEIFVDGANVFMRQPETYEGLKKAITEIITINWQYHSSGLNIDNFIMKV, from the coding sequence ATGAATAAGGAATATCTGAATGTAATAGCGGTAGATGATGACGAAGGAAACATAATATTCTTTAAAAATATTTTCAAAGATTTAAAGATTGGTGTGAAGTCACAGTGTTTTTCCGAAGGGGAAGGGCTTATGAAATATTTGAAAACCTGTGGAGCCATTATTCCGGAAATAATATTCATCAGATATGATATTCCGGGGAAAAGCAGTATGGATTATCTGAAAGAAATTAAGGAAGATCCCAAATTTAGTACTATAGTCATTGTAGTATATGCTCACCAGATTTCTGAGGTTGAAATTGAAGAAATATTTGTTGACGGAGCTAATGTTTTTATGAGACAGCCGGAAACTTACGAAGGATTGAAAAAGGCAATAACGGAAATTATTACGATCAACTGGCAGTATCATTCTTCAGGATTGAATATTGATAATTTTATTATGAAAGTATGA
- a CDS encoding AraC family transcriptional regulator, with translation MKMYVKFDFNALCKKVLDEKLKEHGLKYRLLNFGEVEFYEPFTQEQHNLFKKNLKDYGIEIIESQKTALVQKIKDAIVELVFSENAVPVKASIYIAEKLNHSYGYLSNLFSEVAYTSIENFIILQKIEYAKELILNNKQSLTEIAHKLNYSSVAHLSTQFKNTTGITPSQFQKIVMKRRKNQAIAINSKMLYE, from the coding sequence ATGAAAATGTATGTAAAATTTGATTTCAATGCTCTCTGTAAGAAAGTATTGGATGAAAAGCTAAAAGAGCATGGGCTGAAATACCGCCTGCTGAACTTTGGCGAAGTGGAATTCTATGAACCCTTTACCCAGGAACAGCATAATCTTTTTAAGAAAAATCTTAAAGATTATGGAATAGAAATCATAGAAAGCCAGAAAACGGCTTTGGTACAGAAAATAAAAGATGCCATCGTAGAGCTTGTCTTTTCCGAAAATGCAGTTCCCGTTAAGGCTTCTATTTATATTGCTGAAAAGCTGAATCATAGCTACGGTTACCTTTCCAATCTTTTTTCTGAGGTTGCCTATACATCAATAGAAAATTTTATTATCCTTCAGAAGATAGAGTATGCCAAGGAATTGATCCTGAATAATAAGCAGAGTCTGACAGAAATTGCTCATAAGCTGAATTATTCCAGTGTAGCACATTTGAGCACCCAATTTAAAAATACCACCGGAATTACACCTTCTCAATTCCAGAAGATCGTTATGAAAAGAAGAAAAAACCAAGCGATAGCCATAAATTCAAAAATGCTGTATGAATAA
- a CDS encoding GNAT family N-acetyltransferase, with protein MKLTEVTEKDIPLIRDLARRSWESAYVGIISQEQIEYMLNKMYSDEEISNQLQNPDYHYYLIFDENNNSFEGFMGYENNYEAGTTKLHRIYLVPESKGKGFGKEALIFLKDKVSESGNKRIILNVNKENSAKKFYESQGYKVYDEVVLDIGGNFVMDDYLMEYVFHK; from the coding sequence ATGAAATTGACAGAAGTAACAGAAAAAGATATTCCATTGATCCGGGATCTGGCCAGAAGATCATGGGAGAGTGCTTATGTGGGAATTATTTCCCAGGAACAGATAGAATATATGCTGAATAAAATGTATTCGGATGAAGAAATTTCAAATCAGCTTCAAAACCCGGATTATCATTATTATCTGATTTTTGATGAAAATAATAATTCGTTTGAAGGTTTTATGGGGTATGAAAACAATTATGAGGCTGGAACTACAAAACTCCACCGTATCTATTTGGTTCCTGAAAGCAAAGGAAAAGGATTTGGTAAAGAGGCATTGATCTTTTTAAAAGATAAAGTATCTGAAAGTGGAAATAAGAGAATTATTTTAAACGTAAATAAAGAGAATTCTGCTAAAAAATTCTATGAATCTCAGGGATACAAAGTATATGATGAAGTGGTTTTGGATATAGGCGGAAATTTTGTCATGGACGATTATTTAATGGAGTATGTATTTCACAAATGA
- the dapA gene encoding 4-hydroxy-tetrahydrodipicolinate synthase, producing MSILKGVGVALVTPFNEDLSVDFDSLTKLVEYNIENGTNYLVVLGTTAEAATLSDEEKKQVIEHIIKVNNKRVPLVLGIGGNNTLEVKKQIEETDLSAFEAVLSVSPYYNKPNQEGLYQHYKMLASTGKNIIIYNVPSRTGQNVEADTTLRLAKEFPNLFMIKEAAPNILQYFDILRKKPEGFSLVSGDDEYTLPVTLAGGNGVISVIGQGYPKEFSTMVQLAFEGKVKEAYEIHNRLVEITRLIFAEGNPCGIKVVLAEKGIVKNYLRLPLVPASEGLYAKIKAEMAKIR from the coding sequence ATGAGCATTTTAAAAGGAGTAGGTGTTGCATTGGTAACACCCTTTAATGAAGATTTATCCGTTGATTTTGATAGTTTAACAAAACTTGTTGAATATAACATCGAAAACGGAACCAATTATTTAGTTGTTTTGGGAACTACAGCAGAAGCTGCAACGCTTTCTGATGAGGAGAAGAAACAGGTGATTGAGCATATCATTAAGGTTAATAATAAACGTGTTCCCCTGGTTTTGGGAATTGGCGGTAATAATACTCTTGAAGTTAAGAAACAGATTGAAGAAACGGATCTTTCTGCATTTGAAGCGGTGCTTTCTGTATCCCCTTATTACAACAAACCTAATCAGGAAGGGCTTTACCAGCACTATAAAATGCTGGCGTCTACCGGTAAAAATATTATCATATATAACGTTCCGTCAAGAACAGGCCAGAATGTTGAAGCTGATACTACACTTCGTCTTGCCAAGGAATTCCCGAATTTATTCATGATTAAAGAAGCGGCACCGAATATTCTTCAGTATTTTGATATCTTAAGAAAGAAACCTGAAGGGTTTTCACTGGTTTCGGGAGATGATGAATATACGCTTCCTGTGACTTTAGCTGGTGGAAATGGTGTAATTTCTGTCATAGGGCAGGGGTATCCTAAAGAATTTTCTACAATGGTTCAGCTGGCTTTCGAGGGGAAAGTAAAAGAAGCTTATGAAATCCACAATAGATTAGTGGAGATCACAAGACTTATTTTTGCAGAAGGAAACCCATGCGGGATTAAAGTGGTTCTTGCGGAAAAAGGAATCGTTAAAAATTATTTGAGACTTCCTTTAGTTCCTGCTTCAGAGGGACTTTATGCGAAGATCAAGGCTGAAATGGCGAAAATAAGATAA
- a CDS encoding 5'-nucleotidase C-terminal domain-containing protein, producing MKNKFLLLGIALAALTACKTASTLQLAQVQPQKNISINNELKNDEAFVNVIEPYKQKLDKEMNQKISHTSIDLTKQGDNSNLGNLLADYTFEGADAWTKKNLNKNVDAALINIGGIRTTIGKGDILLKSVFEVMPFENEVIIVKMKGSDLQGLFDYYAKTQVNNPVSHLYIETNNGQLTKSQINGKSVNPSQDYYIATSDYLALGGDNMKFFSKGESISTGIRLRDLFIEYFKKTPEVVPNTDVRLNFIGKK from the coding sequence ATGAAAAATAAATTCTTGTTACTAGGAATTGCTCTGGCTGCACTTACTGCCTGCAAAACAGCATCTACGCTGCAGTTGGCTCAAGTTCAGCCCCAGAAAAACATTTCTATTAATAATGAGCTAAAAAATGATGAGGCGTTTGTAAATGTTATTGAACCTTATAAGCAGAAGCTGGATAAAGAGATGAACCAGAAGATCTCCCATACCAGCATAGACCTTACAAAACAGGGAGATAACAGCAATCTTGGAAATCTTTTGGCCGATTATACTTTTGAAGGTGCCGATGCATGGACGAAAAAGAATCTGAATAAAAACGTAGATGCGGCCCTGATCAATATCGGAGGAATACGTACTACAATCGGAAAGGGTGATATTCTCCTGAAAAGTGTTTTTGAAGTAATGCCTTTTGAAAATGAGGTGATTATCGTAAAAATGAAGGGATCGGATCTCCAGGGACTTTTTGATTACTATGCAAAAACCCAGGTCAACAATCCTGTCTCCCACTTATATATTGAAACCAATAACGGACAGCTCACCAAATCCCAGATTAATGGTAAATCTGTAAATCCTTCGCAGGATTATTATATTGCCACATCAGATTATCTGGCACTTGGCGGGGACAATATGAAATTCTTTTCCAAAGGAGAATCTATTTCCACAGGAATCAGATTAAGGGATCTTTTCATTGAATACTTTAAGAAAACCCCTGAAGTAGTTCCGAATACAGATGTTCGTTTAAATTTTATCGGTAAGAAATAA
- a CDS encoding bifunctional metallophosphatase/5'-nucleotidase yields MDRKRFLKVIGGGSLAAALAPNMMMAEELKFNPFKSANKLTILHTNDQHSRIEPFDASYTKNPNQGGFARRASLIQQIRSQESNVLLLDSGDIFQGTPYFNFFGGELEFKLMSMMKYDASTMGNHDFDNSLDGFLKVLPNAQFPFICSNYDFKNTVLDGKTSPYKIFNKNGIKVGIFGVGIQLDGLVGKKQYGETVYSDPVDVAQHYSNFLKNEQKCDLVICLSHIGYDYKDEPDKISDKILAAKTENIDIILGGHTHTFLPEPQTFTNRQGKNVLVNQVGWAGLLLGRIDFYFDANKNVKHISWNNQAIDSSITV; encoded by the coding sequence ATGGATAGAAAAAGATTTTTAAAAGTAATAGGTGGCGGATCTTTAGCAGCAGCTTTAGCTCCCAATATGATGATGGCGGAAGAATTGAAATTCAATCCTTTCAAATCTGCAAATAAACTGACTATTCTTCATACCAACGACCAGCACAGTAGAATTGAACCTTTTGATGCAAGCTATACCAAAAATCCCAATCAGGGTGGTTTTGCCAGAAGAGCAAGCCTGATACAGCAGATCCGAAGCCAGGAAAGCAATGTTCTTCTCCTGGATTCCGGTGATATTTTTCAGGGAACTCCCTATTTCAACTTTTTTGGGGGTGAACTGGAATTTAAACTGATGTCTATGATGAAGTATGATGCTTCCACAATGGGAAACCATGATTTTGACAATAGCCTGGATGGTTTCTTAAAAGTGCTTCCCAATGCACAGTTTCCATTCATCTGTTCAAATTATGATTTCAAAAACACGGTTCTGGACGGAAAAACTTCACCATATAAAATCTTTAATAAAAATGGAATAAAGGTTGGAATTTTCGGAGTAGGCATTCAGCTGGATGGTCTTGTAGGCAAAAAACAATATGGAGAAACAGTATATTCAGATCCGGTAGATGTAGCACAGCATTATTCCAATTTCCTGAAAAACGAACAAAAATGTGATCTTGTCATCTGCCTTTCTCATATAGGCTATGACTACAAAGATGAACCTGATAAAATAAGCGACAAAATTCTGGCTGCCAAAACAGAGAATATTGATATTATCCTGGGCGGACATACCCATACTTTTTTACCTGAACCACAAACATTCACCAACCGACAGGGTAAAAATGTTCTGGTCAACCAGGTAGGATGGGCAGGTCTTCTTCTTGGCAGAATAGATTTTTACTTCGACGCAAATAAAAACGTAAAGCATATTTCCTGGAACAACCAGGCAATAGACAGCAGCATAACCGTATAA
- the recO gene encoding DNA repair protein RecO: MNSQNGFLLSFIKYGENDAVLHCFTEEDGFQTYFVKGIYSKRNKKKALLQPLSMLNFTVNPAKGNGIPLVSKFELVKNHDMYTDIRTNTVIFFISDFLNQVLRHENKNPGLFFSIDQFIDELMSKNYQCHLLFLITVLKIQGVAPLMQDGPYLDPETGTFSEVPAHQLFNNEISGLWKKILCSENLYDTKIHSSQRKDFLDSILVYYHYHITDFKIPTSLEVIQQIFE, translated from the coding sequence ATGAATTCACAAAACGGATTTTTATTATCATTCATAAAATATGGCGAAAATGATGCAGTCCTGCATTGTTTTACAGAAGAGGACGGCTTTCAGACGTATTTCGTAAAAGGTATTTATTCCAAAAGAAATAAAAAGAAAGCCCTGCTCCAGCCATTGAGCATGCTTAATTTCACAGTTAATCCCGCAAAGGGAAACGGAATTCCATTGGTTTCTAAATTTGAACTGGTGAAAAATCATGATATGTATACGGATATCAGAACCAATACCGTCATCTTTTTTATCTCAGATTTTCTGAATCAGGTTTTGAGACACGAAAATAAGAATCCCGGGCTTTTCTTCAGTATTGATCAGTTTATAGACGAGTTGATGTCCAAAAATTACCAGTGCCATCTTCTGTTTTTAATTACAGTATTGAAAATCCAGGGAGTTGCTCCCCTGATGCAGGACGGCCCCTATCTGGATCCGGAAACCGGGACATTTTCCGAGGTACCTGCCCATCAGTTATTCAATAATGAAATTTCCGGCTTATGGAAAAAAATTCTCTGCTCAGAAAACCTTTATGACACAAAAATTCATTCCTCGCAGCGAAAAGATTTCCTGGACAGTATTTTAGTGTATTATCATTATCATATCACAGATTTTAAGATCCCGACATCGCTTGAGGTCATACAGCAAATCTTTGAATAG